The following proteins are co-located in the Echinicola sp. 20G genome:
- the atpB gene encoding F0F1 ATP synthase subunit A — translation MFRKILCISTLMSVFLLALSTATFASSPEEGGENKTGFIMHHIKDSHEWHFATMGHTHVTLPLPVIIYSSDRGLEFYSSTDFQDHETHKFGVEHEGYYINEHDKLHAVDESRFIIDLSITKNVAMLIIVLVVIFFLIFSAVKNYKNNPNGAPKGIASFVEPLVLFVRDEVAKPNIGPKYKKFTPYLLTIFFFIWIGNLLGLVPGAANLTGNIAVTMTLAVFTFFATNLNGNKDYWKHVVATPGVPLPLLIVIVPVEIIGLFTKPFALMVRLFVAITAGHIVILSFIGLIFVFESYAVGVASTVMVVFINLIELLVATIQAYVFTLFSAMYIGAAVAEHDHH, via the coding sequence ATGTTTCGTAAGATTCTGTGCATAAGCACCTTGATGTCAGTGTTTTTACTGGCGCTTTCAACTGCGACTTTTGCCTCATCACCTGAGGAAGGCGGAGAAAATAAGACAGGTTTTATCATGCACCACATTAAGGATTCGCATGAATGGCATTTTGCTACAATGGGTCATACCCATGTAACGTTGCCTTTACCAGTGATTATCTATTCATCTGACCGTGGTTTGGAATTTTATTCTTCCACTGATTTCCAAGATCATGAAACCCACAAATTTGGGGTTGAGCACGAAGGTTATTATATTAATGAGCACGATAAGCTACATGCTGTAGATGAAAGCAGGTTTATCATAGACTTATCAATCACTAAGAACGTGGCAATGCTAATAATAGTTCTTGTTGTGATCTTCTTTTTGATTTTCTCTGCCGTTAAGAATTACAAAAACAATCCGAATGGAGCGCCAAAAGGAATTGCCTCTTTTGTTGAACCGCTTGTTCTTTTTGTCAGAGATGAGGTGGCTAAGCCAAATATTGGCCCAAAATACAAAAAGTTTACACCGTACTTATTGACCATATTTTTCTTTATCTGGATAGGTAACTTGCTTGGTTTGGTTCCGGGTGCTGCTAACTTGACTGGGAATATTGCTGTGACAATGACCTTGGCGGTATTCACCTTTTTTGCTACTAACCTTAATGGAAATAAAGATTACTGGAAGCACGTGGTGGCTACTCCTGGAGTGCCATTGCCACTTTTGATCGTAATTGTTCCTGTTGAAATTATCGGCTTGTTTACAAAGCCATTTGCCTTGATGGTCCGACTATTTGTTGCGATCACTGCAGGCCATATTGTAATCCTAAGTTTCATAGGTTTGATCTTCGTATTTGAATCCTACGCAGTAGGGGTGGCAAGTACGGTGATGGTAGTATTTATCAACTTGATTGAATTGTTGGTAGCGACTATCCAGGCTTATGTATTTACCTTGTTCTCTGCGATGTACATAGGTGCGGCAGTGGCAGAGCATGATCATCATTAA
- the atpA gene encoding F0F1 ATP synthase subunit alpha — protein MAEVRPDEVSAILREQLSGAKTEAELEEVGTVLQVGDGVARIYGLSKAQSGELLEFDNGLKAMVLNLEEDNVGAVLFGDSQGVKEGDTVKRTKQIASIKVGEGMLGRVVDTLGQPIDGKGPLEGELYDMPLERKAPGVIYRQPVNEPLQTGIKSIDAMIPIGRGQRELIIGDRQTGKTAVSIDTILNQKEFYDKGEPVFCIYVAIGQKASTVAGVVAALEKGGALPYTIVVSASAADPAPMQFFAPFTGAAIGEFFRDTGRPALVVYDDLSKQAVAYREVSLLLRRPPGREAYPGDVFYLHSRLLERAAKINSSDAIAKEMNDLPESLKPIVKGGGSLTALPIIETQAGDVSAYIPTNVISITDGQIFLETNLFNSGIRPAINVGISVSRVGGNAQIKSMKKVSGTLKLDQAQFRELEAFSKFGSDLDATTKRTIERGRRNQEILKQNQYSPVKVELQAAIIYASTKGLMDAVPVARAREFEKEFYTLLTTQYQDAITAIKKGDLDTAGKLLEKAAKELTPKYAK, from the coding sequence ATGGCAGAAGTAAGACCTGATGAAGTTTCGGCGATTTTGAGAGAACAACTCTCTGGCGCTAAAACTGAAGCTGAACTGGAAGAAGTAGGAACTGTCCTACAAGTTGGTGACGGTGTGGCCCGTATATACGGACTATCAAAAGCCCAATCTGGTGAGTTGTTAGAGTTCGATAATGGACTTAAAGCAATGGTACTTAACCTAGAAGAAGACAATGTGGGTGCGGTACTTTTCGGAGACTCTCAAGGAGTTAAAGAAGGAGATACTGTAAAAAGAACCAAGCAGATTGCTTCTATTAAAGTAGGTGAAGGCATGCTGGGTAGAGTAGTAGACACCCTCGGCCAACCAATTGATGGAAAAGGTCCTTTAGAGGGTGAACTTTATGATATGCCTTTGGAACGTAAAGCTCCAGGTGTAATCTACCGTCAGCCTGTAAATGAACCACTTCAGACAGGTATCAAATCTATCGATGCCATGATTCCAATCGGAAGAGGGCAGAGGGAATTGATTATTGGTGACCGTCAGACTGGTAAAACTGCAGTGTCTATCGATACCATTCTTAACCAAAAAGAATTTTATGATAAGGGAGAGCCTGTATTCTGTATTTATGTAGCTATCGGACAGAAAGCTTCTACAGTGGCAGGTGTGGTTGCTGCCTTGGAAAAAGGCGGAGCACTTCCTTATACTATTGTTGTCTCTGCTTCTGCCGCAGATCCAGCTCCAATGCAGTTCTTTGCGCCATTTACTGGTGCTGCTATTGGAGAATTTTTCAGAGATACAGGTCGTCCAGCATTGGTTGTTTATGATGATCTTTCTAAGCAGGCAGTAGCTTACCGTGAGGTATCGCTACTTCTTAGAAGACCTCCGGGACGTGAAGCTTATCCTGGTGATGTTTTCTATCTTCACTCAAGATTATTGGAGAGGGCTGCCAAAATCAACTCTTCTGATGCCATTGCAAAGGAAATGAATGATCTTCCTGAATCTTTGAAACCAATAGTTAAAGGTGGAGGTTCTTTGACCGCACTTCCTATTATTGAAACTCAAGCAGGTGACGTTTCTGCCTATATTCCGACTAACGTGATTTCGATTACTGATGGTCAGATCTTCTTGGAAACCAACTTGTTTAACTCAGGTATTCGTCCTGCCATTAACGTAGGTATCTCTGTATCCAGAGTAGGTGGTAATGCTCAGATCAAATCTATGAAGAAAGTTTCTGGGACACTTAAACTGGATCAGGCTCAGTTCCGTGAATTGGAAGCTTTCTCCAAGTTTGGTTCTGATTTGGATGCTACTACTAAGAGAACAATCGAAAGAGGTCGTAGAAACCAAGAGATATTAAAGCAAAACCAATACTCTCCAGTGAAGGTGGAACTTCAAGCAGCCATTATCTATGCTTCTACTAAAGGTTTGATGGATGCTGTTCCAGTAGCAAGAGCAAGAGAATTCGAAAAGGAATTCTATACCCTATTGACTACACAATATCAAGATGCCATTACTGCTATTAAGAAAGGGGATCTTGACACAGCTGGTAAATTGTTGGAAAAAGCAGCAAAAGAACTTACACCTAAGTACGCAAAATAA
- a CDS encoding AtpZ/AtpI family protein — protein sequence MTKQNLPKEKKSSQDNYPEYVKYIGLAFQMCAIIGLGTWLGWIVQDRSQMKFPVWLLLFCFVSIVVAFYSLFKSMKKD from the coding sequence ATGACAAAACAGAACTTACCAAAGGAAAAGAAGTCATCACAGGATAATTATCCTGAGTATGTAAAATATATTGGCCTTGCTTTCCAAATGTGTGCAATTATAGGTTTGGGAACCTGGCTTGGATGGATTGTTCAAGATAGAAGCCAAATGAAATTTCCTGTTTGGCTTCTTCTTTTTTGTTTTGTTTCTATTGTAGTAGCCTTTTATAGTTTATTCAAGTCAATGAAAAAAGACTAA
- the atpH gene encoding ATP synthase F1 subunit delta, with the protein MSVTRVASRYAKSLLELAVEKGILKEVHQDMQQLLSVVASNRDFALLLKSPIVKSDVKAKVVKEVFSKFAQELTLTFFDIVSRKNREDILTDIAKEFHGQYNIHQDIQVAELTTTFEINDDLRKAFEAAVKEISGRSKVELVEKIDKDIIGGFVLKVNDRQLDESMSSKLKALRLEFSSNHYEKRF; encoded by the coding sequence ATGTCAGTAACTAGAGTCGCTTCTCGGTATGCCAAATCCTTGCTGGAGCTGGCAGTGGAAAAAGGAATACTGAAGGAAGTACACCAAGATATGCAGCAATTACTTTCTGTAGTTGCTTCCAATAGGGATTTTGCTTTATTGCTGAAAAGCCCAATAGTGAAGTCTGATGTAAAAGCTAAGGTGGTAAAAGAGGTGTTTTCTAAATTCGCTCAGGAGCTAACTTTGACTTTCTTTGATATTGTTTCAAGAAAGAACAGAGAAGATATCCTTACTGATATTGCAAAGGAATTCCACGGACAATATAACATTCATCAAGATATTCAAGTAGCGGAGTTGACCACTACTTTTGAAATCAATGATGATTTAAGAAAAGCTTTTGAGGCTGCTGTGAAAGAAATCTCAGGAAGATCCAAGGTAGAATTGGTGGAGAAGATTGACAAGGATATTATCGGTGGTTTCGTGCTTAAAGTAAATGATCGTCAGTTAGACGAATCAATGAGTAGCAAGTTGAAGGCATTGAGATTGGAGTTTTCGAGTAATCATTACGAGAAACGATTTTAA
- a CDS encoding M23 family metallopeptidase: MGLQQKIKGWVENKYLFVIRREEDFSVITSLSINKIRVGLILVFTLLCFFLIALIMSKTFLASWFDPSYQESENMKKIYALSQTVDSLMIEVQAKDRYVENIQKIIDGEYEEESVQSEEDSVTGNQEPFKNPKSEDLYQKGEATQSVIEEFQAAPPDERSFERISTSSFTETYFFSPLKGIVTGSFDLAKDHLGVDLVAEENEPVKSVADGTVILASWTLETGYVIAVQHSNELISIYKHNSVLLKSVGEPVSGGEVISVVGNTGEQTTGQHLHFELWYKGNPQNPQEFITFD; the protein is encoded by the coding sequence TTGGGGCTACAACAAAAGATAAAAGGCTGGGTAGAAAATAAGTACCTGTTTGTCATTAGAAGGGAAGAGGATTTTTCTGTGATTACCTCATTAAGTATCAACAAAATTAGGGTGGGGCTAATTTTGGTTTTCACTTTATTATGTTTTTTCCTGATTGCTTTAATTATGTCAAAGACTTTTTTGGCAAGCTGGTTTGATCCATCTTATCAGGAGTCGGAAAACATGAAGAAGATATATGCCTTGTCTCAAACCGTAGATTCTTTGATGATAGAAGTTCAGGCCAAGGATAGGTATGTGGAAAACATACAAAAGATAATAGATGGGGAATATGAGGAAGAATCGGTGCAAAGCGAAGAGGATAGTGTGACTGGCAATCAAGAACCATTTAAAAATCCCAAAAGTGAAGATTTATATCAAAAAGGAGAAGCAACCCAAAGTGTCATCGAAGAGTTTCAGGCTGCTCCGCCAGATGAAAGAAGTTTCGAACGGATATCTACCAGTTCTTTTACGGAAACCTATTTCTTCTCTCCGCTAAAGGGAATTGTTACAGGTAGTTTTGATTTGGCTAAAGATCATTTAGGGGTTGATTTGGTGGCTGAGGAAAATGAGCCTGTCAAGTCAGTGGCTGATGGGACGGTAATTTTGGCCAGCTGGACTTTGGAGACAGGATATGTGATAGCGGTACAGCATTCGAACGAATTGATTTCAATTTATAAGCATAATTCTGTATTATTGAAATCAGTAGGGGAGCCTGTAAGTGGTGGAGAAGTTATTTCTGTGGTAGGCAATACCGGAGAACAGACTACTGGTCAGCACCTTCACTTTGAATTGTGGTATAAGGGGAACCCACAAAACCCTCAAGAATTTATAACATTCGATTAG
- a CDS encoding RNA polymerase sigma factor has protein sequence MDQYLVHEAKDGNPKALERLYKHFYGYAMSIALRYSNSREEACEIVNDSFMKAFDRIHQYSDSSSFKAWFRRIVINTSIDYYRKNVKHYSVMEIEKAGAETYDPSIVDELSKDEILTVMRELPEIMRIIFNMYEIEGYSHNEIGEELDIPPSTSRTYLARAKQKLRDKIIALNKIKDEGAIR, from the coding sequence TTGGATCAGTACCTAGTTCATGAAGCAAAAGATGGTAATCCCAAAGCTCTGGAAAGGCTGTATAAGCACTTCTATGGCTATGCTATGAGTATTGCTCTTAGGTATTCCAATTCGCGGGAGGAAGCTTGTGAAATTGTCAATGATAGTTTTATGAAAGCTTTTGACAGGATACACCAATACTCTGATAGCAGTTCTTTCAAAGCTTGGTTTAGAAGGATCGTGATCAATACTTCCATTGACTATTACCGGAAGAATGTTAAGCATTATTCCGTAATGGAAATAGAGAAGGCAGGTGCAGAAACATATGATCCCAGTATAGTAGACGAACTGTCAAAGGATGAAATCCTTACAGTTATGAGGGAGTTGCCCGAAATAATGAGGATCATTTTCAACATGTATGAGATAGAAGGGTACAGTCATAATGAAATTGGGGAAGAGCTGGATATTCCACCTAGTACAAGTAGAACATATTTGGCCAGGGCAAAGCAAAAATTGAGAGATAAGATAATAGCGTTAAATAAAATAAAGGATGAAGGAGCAATTCGATAA
- the atpE gene encoding ATP synthase F0 subunit C codes for MLTSLLLTAGIALLGAGIGAGIVAIGAGLGIGRIGGQAMEGIARQPEAAGKIQTAMLIIAALIEVVSLFAVVVCLLIALNENITF; via the coding sequence ATGTTAACTTCATTATTATTGACTGCTGGCATCGCTCTTTTGGGTGCTGGTATCGGTGCTGGAATTGTAGCGATAGGCGCAGGTCTAGGTATCGGTAGAATCGGTGGTCAGGCTATGGAAGGTATTGCAAGACAACCTGAAGCAGCTGGTAAAATCCAAACTGCTATGTTGATTATTGCTGCCCTTATTGAAGTGGTTTCCCTATTTGCGGTAGTAGTTTGTCTACTTATTGCTCTTAACGAGAACATCACTTTCTAA
- the sdaAA gene encoding L-serine ammonia-lyase, iron-sulfur-dependent, subunit alpha: protein MSYLFETFEGWKNYCVEREKVLFDPVLEYEMEQRGKTEQEIWDGLLNAFSVMKEAVETGLKEEMISRSGMINNGAKKVFRNPLSVLSPEFQRLISRALAAKEVNSCMGRVVAAPTAGASGILPGTLYTLQEIHNLEDRKILEGLLVGAGIALIIEQNASLAGAVGGCQAETGSAAAMASGAMVYCLGGDIDQVFNAVAITIQCMLGLVCDPVAGLVEVPCVVRNASAAAIANSSAQIALSNVSGVIPVDECVEAMGEIGASMENKYKETALGGLAATLTGTNISKKVLIQDIEILPDDDLAD, encoded by the coding sequence ATGAGCTATTTATTTGAAACTTTTGAAGGCTGGAAAAACTATTGTGTAGAACGGGAGAAGGTCTTATTTGACCCTGTGCTTGAATATGAGATGGAGCAAAGAGGCAAGACTGAGCAGGAGATCTGGGATGGATTGTTAAATGCTTTTTCAGTTATGAAGGAAGCTGTAGAAACTGGTCTTAAAGAAGAAATGATTTCTCGTTCAGGGATGATCAATAATGGGGCAAAAAAAGTTTTCCGTAACCCATTGTCTGTACTTTCTCCTGAATTCCAGAGGCTGATATCAAGAGCACTTGCGGCCAAGGAAGTCAACAGCTGCATGGGGAGAGTAGTTGCTGCTCCCACCGCGGGAGCTTCAGGAATCCTTCCCGGTACTTTATATACACTTCAAGAGATACATAATCTAGAAGATCGAAAGATTTTGGAAGGCCTTTTAGTAGGGGCAGGCATTGCTTTGATCATAGAGCAAAACGCAAGTCTTGCAGGTGCTGTGGGAGGCTGCCAAGCGGAGACTGGTTCAGCTGCTGCGATGGCTTCTGGAGCTATGGTGTATTGTTTGGGAGGTGATATAGATCAGGTATTTAATGCAGTGGCTATTACTATTCAATGTATGTTAGGCTTAGTTTGTGATCCAGTAGCTGGTTTGGTGGAAGTTCCTTGTGTAGTGCGCAATGCCAGCGCTGCTGCTATAGCGAATAGTTCAGCCCAAATAGCTTTATCTAATGTAAGTGGAGTGATCCCTGTGGACGAATGTGTGGAAGCAATGGGTGAAATAGGAGCGAGTATGGAGAACAAGTACAAAGAGACCGCCTTGGGAGGATTGGCCGCTACATTAACTGGTACTAATATTTCCAAAAAGGTTCTGATTCAAGATATTGAAATATTGCCTGATGATGATTTAGCCGATTAA
- a CDS encoding peptidylprolyl isomerase — MNKFLTIAMALAMSTLMFSCLQEKETDYEKQVKRDDQILADYITQNGIEAEQTSAGYYYTRDVDIEDGVKFNDEDIIGIYYEMETLEGAFIESYDEADGEPIKFKYDREAQTLAPIAINSAVALAEEGETLTLYIPSYMAYSGYSYGQLISPYENLKVTVTFVKIYPVQEIAAIEDDKIQEYISQNELEGYEAIGEGIYRRIVEEGDTDSDASKNGNQVGFTYQLFQLGEEDPFSEVASNPVVTTLGASDNFDFINEGLKDLYDGAEIEVIAPSSAAYSATAQVLPRAIRQDYFDKGYLNTIVEPFEPILFKATIEGIQ; from the coding sequence ATGAATAAGTTTTTAACTATTGCAATGGCTTTAGCCATGAGTACATTAATGTTTTCTTGCTTGCAAGAAAAAGAGACTGATTATGAAAAGCAAGTAAAGCGTGACGATCAGATTTTAGCCGATTATATTACTCAAAATGGAATTGAGGCAGAACAGACTTCGGCCGGATACTACTATACCAGAGATGTGGATATTGAAGATGGTGTAAAGTTTAATGATGAGGATATCATAGGGATTTACTATGAAATGGAAACCTTGGAAGGTGCTTTCATTGAGTCATACGATGAAGCAGATGGAGAGCCGATCAAATTTAAATATGATAGAGAAGCACAGACTTTGGCTCCTATTGCGATTAACTCGGCTGTTGCATTGGCCGAAGAAGGAGAGACCCTAACCCTTTATATCCCATCATATATGGCATATTCCGGTTATAGTTATGGGCAGTTGATTTCCCCATATGAAAATTTAAAAGTGACGGTAACTTTCGTTAAGATTTACCCTGTGCAGGAGATTGCAGCGATTGAAGATGATAAAATTCAAGAATATATCTCACAAAATGAGCTGGAGGGATATGAAGCAATTGGAGAAGGGATTTACAGAAGAATTGTGGAAGAAGGAGATACTGACTCTGACGCAAGTAAAAATGGCAACCAAGTTGGTTTTACCTATCAGCTCTTCCAGTTGGGAGAAGAGGACCCTTTCTCAGAAGTGGCCAGTAACCCTGTAGTAACCACTTTGGGGGCTAGTGACAATTTTGATTTTATCAATGAAGGTTTGAAAGACCTTTATGATGGCGCGGAAATAGAAGTGATTGCCCCTTCTTCTGCGGCATACTCAGCGACAGCTCAGGTGCTGCCAAGAGCTATTCGTCAAGACTACTTTGATAAAGGTTATTTGAATACTATTGTAGAGCCTTTTGAGCCAATTTTGTTTAAAGCTACGATTGAAGGAATTCAATAA
- the lipA gene encoding lipoyl synthase: MIELPVISEESKKRKKPDWLRVKLPVGKEYAKVRKLVDEHKLHTICESGNCPNMGECWGAGTATFMILGNVCTRSCSFCAVATGRPPEYDTDEPRRVAEAIKLMGVKHAVLTSVNRDELKDRGAEIWYQTVVETKKLSPETTIETLIPDVKSNWNALYRMIDGGQEVVSHNMETVESLYRRVRPQAKYWRSLEQIKLTKEYGKRTKTGIMLGLGETKEEVFKAMDDLAEHGCDILTLGQYLQPTKMHIEVAEFIHPDLFDLYREEGLKRGLKYVESGPLVRSSYHAERHVNV; this comes from the coding sequence ATGATAGAACTACCCGTAATATCCGAAGAGTCCAAGAAACGAAAAAAGCCTGATTGGTTAAGGGTAAAACTACCTGTTGGGAAAGAATATGCCAAAGTAAGAAAGCTTGTAGACGAACATAAATTACATACCATCTGTGAAAGTGGCAACTGTCCAAACATGGGAGAATGCTGGGGAGCCGGCACAGCCACCTTCATGATCCTTGGTAATGTATGTACGCGTTCCTGCTCTTTCTGTGCTGTAGCCACTGGGAGACCGCCAGAGTATGATACTGATGAGCCAAGACGAGTGGCTGAAGCCATCAAATTGATGGGCGTTAAACATGCCGTACTTACTTCAGTTAACCGTGATGAATTGAAAGACCGTGGAGCTGAAATATGGTATCAAACTGTAGTAGAGACTAAAAAGCTCTCTCCAGAGACTACCATCGAAACTTTGATCCCAGATGTAAAATCAAACTGGAATGCACTATACAGAATGATAGATGGAGGTCAAGAAGTCGTTTCCCACAATATGGAAACGGTAGAAAGCCTTTACAGAAGAGTACGTCCACAAGCCAAATATTGGAGGTCTCTTGAGCAAATCAAACTTACCAAGGAATATGGCAAACGAACCAAAACAGGTATAATGCTTGGATTAGGGGAAACAAAAGAAGAAGTATTCAAAGCAATGGATGATCTAGCAGAACATGGCTGCGACATCTTGACACTAGGCCAATACCTTCAACCAACTAAAATGCACATTGAAGTTGCTGAATTTATCCATCCGGACCTATTTGATCTGTACAGGGAAGAAGGATTAAAAAGAGGACTTAAATATGTCGAATCCGGACCATTGGTTAGATCATCCTACCACGCCGAAAGACACGTTAATGTATAA
- a CDS encoding polymer-forming cytoskeletal protein: MFNKGEEKKSVAEMVNSSNVIAKETTIKGDIITFGNIRIEGTVEGTLSSKTKIVIGDSARLVGNIDTKEAEIAGKVEGEIRCSDILFLKKTADIDGDIFTRKLVIENGAVFNGICKMIEESDSKEIELPVKNNTKSKDDKTELTKGKEVITG, translated from the coding sequence ATGTTTAATAAAGGAGAAGAAAAAAAATCAGTAGCGGAGATGGTAAACTCCAGTAATGTAATCGCAAAAGAGACAACAATCAAAGGTGATATCATCACTTTTGGAAATATTCGTATTGAAGGAACTGTTGAGGGGACCTTGAGCTCAAAGACAAAAATTGTCATTGGGGATTCCGCCCGTTTGGTAGGTAATATTGATACCAAGGAGGCTGAAATTGCAGGAAAGGTTGAGGGGGAGATCAGGTGTTCTGACATTTTGTTCCTGAAAAAAACTGCGGATATCGATGGAGATATTTTTACAAGAAAATTGGTGATTGAAAACGGTGCAGTATTCAACGGGATTTGTAAAATGATCGAAGAGAGCGATAGCAAAGAAATAGAGTTGCCGGTGAAAAACAACACTAAGTCTAAGGATGACAAAACAGAACTTACCAAAGGAAAAGAAGTCATCACAGGATAA
- a CDS encoding F0F1 ATP synthase subunit B, whose product MDLIIPGSGLIIWQIIGFGILLIILGKFAWKPILSALEERESAIEGALKAAENARNEMANLKAENEKLLQEARLERDQILKSANDTSVKLIEDAKNEASKVGAKMIEDAKAVIETEKKAALSEVKNQVANLALEVTEKLLRKNLEAEKAQQELVEEFVKDLKLN is encoded by the coding sequence ATGGATCTTATAATTCCTGGTTCTGGATTAATCATTTGGCAAATTATTGGTTTTGGGATTCTTTTGATTATCCTAGGTAAATTTGCTTGGAAACCAATTCTTTCTGCCCTAGAGGAGCGTGAAAGTGCAATCGAAGGAGCACTAAAAGCTGCTGAGAATGCAAGAAATGAAATGGCCAACTTGAAGGCTGAGAATGAGAAATTGCTTCAAGAAGCTAGATTGGAAAGAGATCAGATTTTGAAATCTGCCAATGATACTTCTGTTAAACTTATTGAAGATGCGAAGAACGAAGCATCTAAGGTAGGAGCAAAAATGATTGAAGATGCTAAAGCGGTAATTGAAACAGAGAAAAAGGCAGCTTTATCAGAAGTGAAAAATCAAGTAGCTAATTTGGCACTTGAGGTAACAGAGAAGTTGTTGCGCAAAAACCTTGAAGCCGAAAAGGCACAACAAGAGCTTGTAGAGGAATTTGTTAAAGATCTTAAGTTAAATTAA
- a CDS encoding OsmC family protein, translating into MPTIKSDYLGNLRTNPKHLQSGEEIITDAPLDNNGKGEAFSPTDLVAAALGSCMVTIMGIVANKEGKQLEGLSWNTTKVMEDSPRKIKEIIIEFNWDHPFEDEKLLQKLKNAARTCPVALSLASDIKQDITFNF; encoded by the coding sequence ATGCCTACTATTAAAAGTGACTACCTTGGAAATCTGCGAACCAACCCTAAGCATTTACAATCTGGAGAGGAAATTATAACAGATGCTCCTTTGGATAATAATGGAAAAGGGGAAGCATTTTCTCCAACAGATTTGGTTGCAGCGGCATTAGGGAGCTGTATGGTGACGATAATGGGAATTGTGGCCAATAAGGAAGGGAAGCAATTAGAAGGCTTGTCGTGGAACACAACCAAAGTCATGGAGGATAGTCCAAGAAAGATTAAAGAAATCATTATTGAGTTTAATTGGGATCATCCTTTTGAGGATGAAAAGTTGCTGCAAAAACTGAAAAATGCCGCAAGAACCTGTCCCGTGGCCTTGAGTTTAGCCTCTGATATAAAGCAGGACATTACTTTTAATTTTTAA
- the atpG gene encoding ATP synthase F1 subunit gamma, producing the protein MANLKEVKERINSVVSTQQITKAMKMVAAAKLRRAQDKITQMRPYSQKLTAILNNVSSGSEGSSDLVYADKREVNNVLIVPVTSDKGLCGAFNTNIIKATSAAVNTEYAGKHITILPLGKKALDAFKKREFDIVTDYSNIFADVAFDNVSAAAEYAMEGFVNGTFDKIVLVYNEFKNVATQIVRNEQFLPMEQDASEKQTSTNVDYILEPSREYIIQDLVPTSLKIQFYKAVLESNASEHGARMTAMDKATDNAGELLKELRLMYNRSRQAAITNEILEIVAGAEALGGN; encoded by the coding sequence ATGGCTAACTTAAAGGAAGTAAAAGAGAGGATCAATTCGGTAGTTTCTACTCAGCAAATCACCAAAGCTATGAAAATGGTAGCGGCGGCAAAGCTTAGGAGAGCACAGGATAAAATAACCCAGATGCGTCCTTATTCTCAGAAATTAACTGCCATTCTTAACAATGTTTCTTCTGGAAGTGAGGGTAGCAGCGATTTGGTTTATGCAGATAAGCGAGAGGTGAATAATGTACTGATCGTTCCTGTAACTTCTGATAAGGGGCTATGTGGCGCTTTTAATACCAATATTATCAAGGCTACTTCTGCTGCCGTCAATACAGAGTATGCTGGAAAGCATATTACCATCCTTCCTTTGGGAAAGAAAGCATTGGACGCATTTAAGAAACGTGAATTTGATATAGTTACGGACTATTCCAATATATTTGCGGATGTCGCTTTTGACAATGTAAGTGCAGCCGCAGAATATGCCATGGAGGGATTTGTAAACGGTACCTTTGATAAAATTGTCTTGGTTTACAATGAATTTAAAAATGTAGCCACCCAGATTGTTAGAAATGAGCAATTTCTTCCAATGGAGCAAGATGCTTCCGAAAAACAAACTTCTACTAACGTGGATTATATTTTGGAACCATCCAGAGAATATATCATTCAGGATTTGGTGCCTACCTCATTGAAAATCCAATTTTATAAAGCAGTACTTGAAAGCAATGCATCTGAACATGGAGCTAGGATGACAGCGATGGATAAAGCCACTGATAATGCAGGTGAGCTTTTAAAAGAACTTCGTTTGATGTACAACAGAAGCCGTCAAGCAGCTATTACCAATGAAATTCTAGAAATTGTTGCTGGTGCTGAGGCATTGGGAGGCAATTAA